A single Paenibacillus kribbensis DNA region contains:
- a CDS encoding DUF294 nucleotidyltransferase-like domain-containing protein, whose product MELQNMAPWVSSAEAIDQADTPESLRQARVDSQKWLLASQASAPLSDWLQTANEMHDRIAARAVQVCEKGMVEDGFGPPPVPYAFIAFGSMGRSESTLWSDQDNGMIISDMVSADKELYFSELGRRVSAILENLGYPKCEGKVMCSEPLWRRTLSEWQEQLTKWSDDFAWEPIRYLIISSDMRHIAGDEQLSCEWKRSFYGLFRKHPDLPIAVLRNTVRHKATLNILGQIVTERFGEHAGDFDVKYGLYIPLVNAVRFLALQHGVEETSTLKRLRRLAQLEAAPLPLLDACERAFRIALQLRTATPVQEKDGLLISNGYLAVKPLKQGKGWHELREALSTVRRLHRALQRQLRFMEGRRP is encoded by the coding sequence ATGGAACTGCAAAATATGGCCCCTTGGGTGAGTTCCGCCGAAGCGATTGACCAAGCAGACACGCCTGAATCGCTGAGGCAGGCCAGGGTCGATTCTCAAAAATGGCTGCTGGCTTCCCAAGCCTCCGCTCCGTTATCAGACTGGTTACAAACGGCGAATGAAATGCATGACCGTATCGCGGCCAGAGCTGTACAAGTGTGCGAAAAAGGGATGGTTGAGGATGGCTTCGGCCCCCCTCCCGTCCCTTACGCATTTATAGCCTTCGGAAGCATGGGGCGCTCGGAATCGACGCTATGGAGTGACCAGGATAACGGTATGATTATCAGTGATATGGTATCCGCGGACAAAGAATTGTATTTTAGCGAATTGGGTCGCAGAGTATCCGCGATTCTGGAGAATTTGGGCTACCCCAAATGTGAGGGGAAAGTGATGTGTTCGGAGCCGTTGTGGCGTCGTACATTGTCTGAATGGCAGGAGCAGCTAACGAAATGGTCGGATGATTTTGCCTGGGAGCCGATCCGTTATCTGATCATCTCGTCTGATATGAGGCATATCGCTGGAGATGAACAGTTGTCATGCGAATGGAAACGTAGCTTTTATGGGCTGTTCCGAAAACATCCCGATTTGCCTATAGCGGTACTCAGGAACACGGTCAGGCATAAAGCGACACTTAATATTTTGGGTCAGATCGTCACCGAACGCTTTGGGGAGCACGCGGGCGATTTTGATGTGAAATACGGGCTGTATATTCCACTGGTAAATGCAGTGCGCTTTCTGGCGTTGCAGCACGGAGTAGAGGAAACCTCTACGCTGAAAAGACTGAGACGCCTGGCGCAATTGGAGGCCGCGCCGCTTCCTTTGCTGGACGCTTGTGAGCGGGCCTTTCGGATTGCACTTCAGCTTCGAACAGCAACTCCGGTGCAGGAAAAGGATGGATTGCTGATCAGCAACGGCTACCTGGCCGTCAAGCCGCTGAAGCAAGGCAAGGGCTGGCACGAGCTGCGCGAGGCTCTTTCGACGGTGCGACGGCTCCATCGTGCGTTGCAAAGACAGTTGCGATTTATGGAAGGGAGAAGGCCATGA
- a CDS encoding ammonium transporter, producing the protein MRKKWLVALLAMVTVLAFPVGAFAADGPTNVQLQAGLNTAFTFLAFILVFFMQAGFALLEAGSTRMKNAGHVAGKTILTTGVAALSFWALGFGLGFGNDGGNGFMGLTGFFMSGTDAAASFDSLSALDVPITIMFLFHFAFAAVSLSIACGGMAERAKLSVYIIFGILFSIVIYPVVAHWVWGGGWLGKLGMQDYAGSTVVHLTGATAALVATLLLKPRLGKFNKDGKPNIIPGHNQVYSILGVIILWFGWFGFNPGSAVSAMNDGFFGYVALTTNIAAAAGGVFALLVSWMVYGKADIPSMLNGVLAALVAITGSCAFVAPWAALVIGAVAGIVTFFTAQWFERARVDDPVYAFSVHGIAGMWGAVSTGLFATPELVKVTGVGQAGLFYGGGFTQLGVQLLGLVGTFTFVFVISFIILGAMKAMMGIRVTEEEETMGLDISEHGTYGYPEQMKLVAEAEKRSGIVN; encoded by the coding sequence ATGAGAAAAAAGTGGTTAGTTGCATTATTGGCCATGGTGACGGTACTGGCTTTTCCGGTAGGTGCATTCGCTGCTGACGGTCCGACAAATGTTCAGCTTCAAGCAGGCTTAAATACGGCATTTACCTTCTTGGCATTTATACTCGTGTTCTTCATGCAAGCGGGATTTGCGTTGCTGGAGGCTGGTTCTACACGAATGAAGAATGCGGGGCATGTCGCTGGTAAAACGATTCTTACTACGGGAGTTGCGGCCTTGTCCTTCTGGGCACTTGGATTTGGACTCGGCTTTGGCAACGATGGCGGCAACGGATTTATGGGATTGACGGGTTTCTTTATGAGTGGTACTGATGCTGCAGCATCATTTGATTCTCTCTCCGCTCTGGATGTTCCAATCACCATTATGTTTTTATTCCATTTCGCTTTTGCTGCGGTTTCTCTTTCCATCGCATGTGGAGGAATGGCAGAGCGTGCAAAATTAAGTGTATACATTATTTTCGGTATTTTGTTCTCCATCGTGATTTATCCGGTTGTAGCTCACTGGGTATGGGGCGGTGGCTGGCTTGGCAAACTGGGTATGCAGGATTATGCCGGTTCGACAGTAGTCCATCTGACAGGCGCTACGGCGGCACTTGTCGCTACGCTGCTGCTCAAACCGCGTCTGGGCAAATTTAATAAGGATGGCAAGCCGAACATTATTCCTGGCCACAATCAGGTGTATTCGATTCTGGGCGTTATTATTCTCTGGTTTGGCTGGTTTGGATTTAACCCGGGTAGTGCAGTATCGGCTATGAATGACGGATTTTTCGGATATGTGGCGTTGACTACCAATATTGCAGCTGCGGCAGGCGGGGTTTTCGCTTTGCTCGTATCCTGGATGGTATATGGAAAAGCAGATATTCCTTCGATGCTGAATGGTGTGCTGGCGGCGTTGGTTGCCATTACTGGTTCTTGTGCTTTTGTAGCTCCTTGGGCAGCTCTGGTCATCGGTGCTGTAGCAGGGATTGTCACCTTCTTCACAGCACAATGGTTTGAGCGTGCAAGAGTAGATGATCCGGTGTATGCTTTTTCTGTGCATGGTATTGCAGGGATGTGGGGTGCGGTATCGACAGGATTGTTCGCTACTCCTGAGCTTGTAAAAGTAACAGGTGTAGGTCAAGCGGGGCTGTTCTATGGCGGTGGATTTACACAATTAGGAGTACAACTGCTTGGACTGGTTGGCACCTTTACCTTTGTGTTCGTCATTTCCTTCATTATTCTGGGTGCAATGAAAGCAATGATGGGCATTCGCGTTACAGAAGAGGAAGAAACCATGGGGCTGGATATCAGTGAACACGGTACGTACGGCTATCCAGAACAAATGAAGTTGGTTGCAGAGGCTGAAAAGCGTTCTGGTATTGTAAACTAA